The Syntrophobacterales bacterium region CATGAATTACAGATAAAGTTTTGGACAAGGACCCGGGTAAGCCTCTGGCGCAGTTCTTGATGATAAAGATTGTCCCGACAGATACCGCCCCGGATCGTATCTTGATCACACATGCCCGGATGGAGCGCGCGAAGCGTGCAAAGCCAGGATAGATATAGCCGGCCGGGAAATGGCGTCCCGGAAGAAAGACACAAAACATATGGGAGGTAACGTGCCAAAAGAAAAAACATTAACCCCGTTAGCTATAAACATCAGGCGGCATCGGGTACGACTCGGCCTTTCTCAGGACGAACTCGGAAGAATAATAGGTGTGAAGATAGAAACGCCTCAAGGTGCGATCAGTGGCTTCGAGATGGGCCGCAGAAAACCTAACCCTGAAATGATGAAAAAACTATGCGAGCTCTTCGGGGTGGACGAAGTGCTCTTAAGAGGTCTTGTGGATGAAGAACAGGATCGTGTCCTGCAGTTATTTAAAAAACTCAAAGACTGCGGTGACGGCAAGGCAGAAGAGTGGATCAAGTGGGCGGAATGGCAGATAGCAGGAGAGGGGCAGCCCCAACGACAGAATGATAAAAAACCAAAACAAGAAGAGTGATCATTCTCCCCTTCAAGGCCTCTTATTCCAGCGCTGATTTTATAGTCTGACGCAAGCACACAAACAGGCGGACCAAATCGCCGTCACCCGTTTTATGCCCAAAGGCGATGTAAGGATACGGGCTTGTCGAGCTAAATCTTTTTTGTACAAATCATCGTTTAACTTCCATTTGCCATCAATAAGCTCATGGAACGGGGAGGGCCTAAGTTCAGGATCTCAATATCAGATCAATTCCGCCTGTTCCCTTCGTAATATTCTCCTTTACCGTCTATAAAGTATCCCATGACTACCACCCCCTCGAAGCAAATATCTCAGCATCTGCGGCCGCCGTATGC contains the following coding sequences:
- a CDS encoding helix-turn-helix transcriptional regulator, translated to MPKEKTLTPLAINIRRHRVRLGLSQDELGRIIGVKIETPQGAISGFEMGRRKPNPEMMKKLCELFGVDEVLLRGLVDEEQDRVLQLFKKLKDCGDGKAEEWIKWAEWQIAGEGQPQRQNDKKPKQEE